One window of the Rosa rugosa chromosome 3, drRosRugo1.1, whole genome shotgun sequence genome contains the following:
- the LOC133737627 gene encoding uncharacterized protein LOC133737627 has product MSRNKEPGEDPPPAGTTKLPKSYYSQITCTLCKVKGHNRRTCARRSKTSTSQPRAHVPNDNLAENVMNENLNSDGNIRAEQESMENSLQQLSPQNGDVQVTNDSLIMDVHFNVPTQQVTAQMKRGKLTARKPQNGPNEGDVRPIWKP; this is encoded by the exons ATGAGCAGGAATAAAGAACCAG GTGAGGATCCACCACCAGCTGGAACTACAAAACTGCCTAAAAGTTATTACAGTCAAATTACTTGTACGCTCTGTAAGGTTAAAGGGCATAATCGCAGAACCTGTGCCAGACGATCTAAGACTAGTACATCTCAACCAAGG GCCCATGTTCCTAATGACAATTTAGCAGAAAATGTGatgaatgaaaatttaaatAGTGATGGTAATATCAGAGCTGAACAAGAAAGTATGGAGAATTCATTGCAACAATTATCACCGCAAAATGGAGATGTTCAAGTGACAAATGATTCCTTAATTATGGATGTGCATTTCAATGTTCCAACACAACAAGTAACTGCCCAAATGAAGAGAGGCAAGTTAACTGCAAGGAAGCCTCAAAATGGACCAAATGAGGGAGACGTTAGACCCATTTGGAAGCCTTAA